TGATTCTTCGCCACGGACGACCGCGACGATGTCCTGCGCGATCGCCTCGGCGGGCGTGATCTCGCCACCGATGAGGCGGCGGATGCCGGGGCCGGCGACGAGCACGGCATCCGGTTCCCCGTTCGGCATCCGCCCGCCGACGGGCGGAGCCGGAGGCGCGATCTGAAAGACGGACAACTCGCCGCCGCGCGCTTGAGCACGCAGTGCGACGTCGCCGACGTGCAGTTCGTAGTCGGCATCCGCTGCCGTCTCGGGGCGGAACGCGGTTCGCAGTGCCATCGTGAGCGAATCCGCGGTGACGACGTCGCCAGGTTCTGGATCGCCCATCGCCTGGAAGCCCCAACGACCGAGTGCGAGCATGATCGGCTCGAGAGCGCGGCCGTAGGGGGTGAGTTCGTAGACGAGTCCGCAGTTCTTCAGCGGCACCCTGCGTACGACGCCACCCTCCTGCAGGTCTTTCAGCCGTGTGGACAGGATGTTCGTCGGGATGCGCGGCAGACCTTGCTTGAGATCGGTGTAACGCCTCGGCCCCACGAGCAGATCGCGGACGATGAGCATCGCCCACCGCTCCCCGATCAGTTCGACGGCGGTCGTGACCCCGCAGTACTGGCCGTAGCTGCGCGCTGCCACGTCAGGACGCGGCGCCCTGCTCGGCCATGTACGCTTCTGGGCCCTCCTCCACAGCCTCTTCGCTCATGTAGAGGAATCCGAGGCTGTTGCCGTCCGGGTCGTCCAGATCACGGGAGTACATGAACCCGTAGTCCTGCGCGGGCTTCGGCTCGGTACCGCCGGCGGCGAGACCCTTCGCGACGATCGCGTCGACGGCCTCTCGAGAGTCCTGGCTGAACGAGACCGAGACCTGCACGGACTCGTTCGGGTCGGCGATCGGCTTATCGGTGAAGGTCGCGAAGAAATCGCGCTTGAGGATCATGAAGTAGATGTCCTCGCTCCACACGATGCAGGCGGCGTTCTCGTCGGTGAACTCTGGGCTGATGTCGCAGCCGAGACCGGTGTAGAACGCCTTGCTGCGCTCGAGATCGGTGGTGGGGAGGTTGACGAAGACCTTCGTTGACATGCTGACTCCTTTGTCTGATGGTCGGCGACGGCGTGATCGCTGCGCCCGATGAGAGTCATACTTGCAAAAAACAAGCAACCTTGTCAATGGCAAGTTCGTCCTGATCCCCCGCAGGACGGATGCCTCGGCATCCGTCCCCCCGTACCGTTGGAGGCATGTCCGCATCATTCCGCACGCTCACCGCGAGCCAACGACGATCAGACGCGCTGCTGGCCGTCGTCGTCTTCGTCGCCGGCGTGATCAGCGCCGCACTGTCTGCGGCTTCGGAGATCTACGGCGACGAGCAGGCACCGCTGTGGCAGGCGCTGGTGTACCTGGTGTTCGTGGCAGCGCCCCTGGCCTGGCGACGCATCTGGCCCGCGCAGGTCGCGATCATCGTCTCGCTCGCGTACTTCGTCGCCGTCACATTGCGTATTCCCGAGCTGTACGCCGGCAACGTCGCGATGTTCATCGCGCTGTACACGGTGGGCGCCTGGATGGCGAACCGCCGGGCGGCGATGATCGTGCGTTCTCTGATCATCGCCGGCATGTTCGCCTGGCTGATGATCACGATGTACCGCGACGCGATCGACACCGCCCGCGAGGAGGACATCATCGCGGGCGCCATGTCGCCCTACCTCGCGTTCATGATGCTGCAGCTGCTGGTGAACGTGCTCTACTTCGCCGGCGCCTACTACTTCGGTGAGCACGCGTGGCGGGCAGCGATGCAGCGCCAGGCTCTCGAACGACGCACCGTCGATCTCGAGCGCGAACGCGAGGTCACGGCGGCGCAGGCCGTGGCGCTGGACCGCGTGCACATCGCTCGCGAACTGCACGACGTCGTCGCCCACCACGTCTCGGTGATGGGAGTCCAGGCGGGGGCCGCGCGCATGGTGATCGACCAGGATGCCGGAACCGCGAAGGAGATCCTCGCCGACGTCGAGAGTTCCGCACGAGAGGCGATCAGTGAGCTTCGTCACCTGCTGGAGACGCTGCGGTCCTCTGATCACGACGCCGAGGACGCATCGACAGTCACTCTCGCCGACATCGCACTGCTCGTCGAAGCATCGAGTGCTGCGGGGCTGCCGACCGCCTACACGGTCGTCGGCGAAGAGCGCGCCGTCCCCTCAGTCGTGCAGGTGAACCTCTATCGGATCGCCCAGGAATCGCTCACAAACGCGCGCCGACATGCCGGCACCGCAGCCACCGCCGACGTGCGCCTGCGCTACACGAGCGATGACATCGAACTCGAGGTCGTGAACACCGGTCGCATCGTCGTCGCTCCGCGAAGCGGCATGGGGCAGCTGGGTATGCGCGAACGCGCACTGGCATCAGGCGGCACGATCGAGTCAGCGCCGCGCGAGCGCGGCGGCTGGCGCGTACGCGTGCAGGTCCCCCTCGCCTCACCCGCCGCGCTGGCAGGGGCAACCGCATGAGCGATCCGATCCGCGTCCTCCTGGTGGACGACCATGAGATGCTGCGCGCCGGGTTCCGCACGATCCTCGACAGCCAACCCGACATCACCATCGTCGGAGAGGCCGCCACCGGCGCGGAGGCAGTGGCGGCAGCATCCGCTCTCAGACCGGATGTCATCACCATGGACGTGCAGATGCCCGACATGGACGGCATCGAGGCGACCAGACGGATCGTCGCGGACGGCGACCTGCAGGCTGCCATCGCGATCGTGACGACCTTCGACCGGGACGACTACCTGTTCAGCGCTCTGGATGCCGGAGCCAGCGGCTTCCTGCTCAAGAACAGCGGCCCGGAGGATCTGATCGCAGCAGTGCGAGTGCTCGCCGCCGGAGACGGGATGCTGGCGCCCGAGGTGACGCGTCGAGTCGTGCAGCGGTACGCCACGACTGCGCCCGAAGCTGCCACCGCATCCACTGGGCTCGAGCTCGCCGAACGCCTCACCGATCGCGAAGCCGAGGTGCTGGCTCTCGTCGCCGAGGCGATGAGCAACGCCGAGATCGCAGCGTCGCTGTTCATCGGCGAAGCCACCGTCAAGACGCACGTGTCGCGCGTGCTGCAGAAGCTCGGGGCACGCGACCGCGTGCAGGCCGTCGTGCTCGCGCACCGGCACGGGCTGGTGCGATGAGCGCCGGACGCGCCGCACTGCTCACCGCCTCCGACGTGACCGTCACTGTCGATGAACAGGTGCTGCTGCCGATCACTTCGCTGTCGCTCGACACCGGCCGGGCGCTCGCGGTGCGCGGGCCCGAACGGAGCGGGCAAGACGACACTCCTGCGGGTACTCGCGGGTCTCATGCCCGCGACGTCAGGGAGTGTGATGCTCGATGGCGACCCGCTGCACATCCGTCGCGGCGGGCACAGAGCAGCGGTCGCCGCAATGATCGGCGCTCCGCCGCTGGCGAGAGATCTCACCCTCGTCGAGCAACTGCGGTTCGTCCGCGCGACGTGGGGCGACGACGCTGCGACCGGCGAACGGGCGGCCAGGATGGGCCTTGAGGAACTGGACATCGCGAGTCTGGAGATGCGCTATCCGTCCGAACTGTCCTCCGGGCAACTGCAGCTGTTCTCCCTGGCGCTGACGCTGGCACGCCCCTGTCGTGTACTGCTGCTGGACGAGCCCGAACAGCGCCTGGACGCGCACCGACGCGGTCTGGTGGCCGACGCGATGCGCCGTCGGTTGAATGACGGATGCGCCATCGCTTTCGCAACCCACAGCACCGCACTGGTGGGTGCGGTGGGCTCCGACGTGCTCACGGTCGGCGAGACCGAGTGAGCGGAGCGAGCCGGGCGGGTGATCGCGCGCGTATGGCAGAAACCCGCGCCGTGCACCGGGCGCGAAATGCGCACCGGACACGCGGCGACACGGCCTACGTGGTCTACGTCTCCGTGCTCGTTGCGGCGATCGCCGGTGTACCGATCGTTCGCGCGATCGTTCTTGCGCTCGCGACGCCCGCGGCGATGAGCACTCTCAGCGAAGCGGGAACAGAACGGATCGTGGCCGTGCTCGGCGCCCTGATCTGGGCGGGCGCATTGGCGGGGGGCCGCGCCCGCGGCCCGGTCGTTCCTCCGCCGTTCGTGGCTGCGACGCTGAGCCGGTCCGACATCTCGCCACGCGTGGCATGGGCACGCGACTTCTTCGGCTCCGCCGTAGGGATGGTGCTGGTGCTGGGGGCGATCTCGGCGCTGGCGGTGAGCGGATTCCTCGCGCACGCAGCGGCGGTCGGCGCGAGCGTCTCGTTCATCATCGGCACGGTGCTGTTCGCGGTGTCGACTACGGCGATCTGGCTCGCCGGCCAGGTTCTCGGTCGGCGCGGTGCCGTCATCCTCGGCAGCGCGCTCGTGTTGCTCCTGGTCGCCGCTGTCGCCATCCCTCTCGATCCGCCGTTGCTGCCGGCATCCGCCCTCGCCGATCTGTGGCCGAGCACGCCCGGCGCGACGGGTACGGCGTTGGTCGTTCTGGCGACCACTGCTGTCGCCGCCCTCTGGGCGTTCGTGGTCCTGCTCGACCGGATGCTGCCGACGACTGTCGAGGAGCACGCGCAACGGTGGGAAGCGATGACGGTGCTGGCCACCACCGGCGATATCTCCGGCGCACTGGATCGCACTCGTGCGCGGCCGACGGTCGGGCGCCGCGTGCGCATCCCCTTCTCGCAGCCGCTGATCCTCGCAGTTCTGCAAAGGGCGGCGATCGGGGCTGCGCGTACGCCGCTTCGCGCCGTCGTCGCCCTGATCGCGCTTGCCACTGCGGGCGTGGGCTGGGCGTGGTTCGCAGAGTTGCAGGCGGGGCCGCGCTGGGTTCCCGCGGTCGGCGCGGGGCTGCTCACATTCGCTGCGATCGGGGCTTTCAGCGATGGATTCCGCGAGGCGGCCGACATGGCCGGGCGCCCGGCCGTGTACGGTCGAACGGCGTGGGGGATGCTGCTCCTGAATCTGCCGCTGCCACTGCTCGCAGGTGTGATGGTGCCCACCGCGGCCGCCATCGTCGCCGGCGGCGGTGTCGAGACCGCCGCCATCGTCGCGACGATCGGTGTGGCACTCGTCGCCGTTCGCGCCTACGACGCGACCAAGGGGCCGATGCCGATCGAACTGATGATGCCCGTCCCGACACCGGCCGGCGACGCCTCGGCGATCGGGATGTGGGCGTGGCAGGCGGATGCGCTGTTGTGGACAGGCGTTGTCGCTTTCTGGCTGTCGACGTCGTCCACGGCGGGTCCGGCGACCCTGCTCTGGGCGCTGCCCATCGCCGGGCTGCTCGCGGCGCTCACGGCCGGACGACTGCGCCGCGCAGCATCCTGATCGCCTATGGTTGGCACCGTGGAGCGACGAGCGGGAGGCGCCTGATGGCCCCGCTTCGCGCCATGATCACCGTGTTCAGTGCCGTGCTCTCGCAAGCCGAGCATCCGGAAGACGAGGTCGGCCGGACCGTGGCCTGGTCGGTCGGGGCAGGAAAGGCGCGTCACGGCCTTCGCCCCGTCGGAGGAACCGCGGACTCACCACCGCTCGCGGTCGTCCACTACGCACGCGACGAACGATTCATCACCGACGGCGAAGGTACGCACGAGATCGCCAGAGCGCACGGCAAAGAGCTCGATGTGATCGGTCCCGTCCTCTCGACGGGCCGTTACACGGTGCGGCCCGGCTCTCGGATCCAGAGCCTTCTCACCTCGCAGACGAGGTTCACGGTGCATCGCGATCGCGAACCTTTCATGTCGGTCAGAGAGAGCAGCCACAGACGACGCACCGTCCGGATCTTCGAACTGCAGCCGGCAGAGGACTTCGATCCGAACGTGGCGCTGTCGCTGCTTCTGTTATTCGGCGCAGTCGACCGGCAAGGAGTGATCGGCGAGCTGCTCGGGGAGTCCTAGCCGGGTCGCGCCCATCCGGAGACGACGAATGCCCCGCGGCAGAAGCGCCGCGGGGCATTCGTGATCCAGCGAAGGTCAGGCGTTCACGAGCTCAGCGGAGTGCTGCACACGCGAGATGAGGCCGTCGAAGGCCTGCAGGTACCCGGAGAGGAAGCCGGCGGTGCTTTCGTCGGTGACCTGGCCGTCTTCGGTGAACAGCCCCGGGCGGTCCTGGATGAAGCCCTCGGGCTGACCCATGGTGATCGCGTTGAAATGGCCGAGGATCGCGCGCAGGTGCTGCTGCGCAGCAGCGGTCGCGACACCGGATCCCGAAGCGCCGATCACGGCGACGGGCTTGCCGAAGAACGACATCTCGCCGTAGGGGCGCGTCGACCAGTCGAGGGCGTTCTTGAGCACACCCGGGATCGAGCGGCTGTACTCGGGCGTGACGATGATGACGCCGTCGACGTCGCCGATGGCCTTCTTGAAATCGACGGCCACCTGGGGGAACTCGCCGTCGAAATCGGGCGAGTAGAACGGAAGGTCCTTGATCGGGATCTCGACGAGCTCGGTGCCCTGAGGAGCGAGGTTCGCCAGCACACGCGCCAGACGACGGTTGATGGAGGTGCTGGAGATGCTGCCGACGATGTAGCCGATGGTGCGGGTCACAGGTGAATCCTTCTGTTTCGGGCTCGGACATGAGCAGGGCGGTCTTCAGTGGCAACGACCGTCAGCAAGATTCTATTCCGATGAATGCAATGTGTTCCCTGGACGCAGAGCTGTCGCGCTAACCTCGCCCCTATGACCGACGCGCCCGCCCCGCTGTCCAGGCCGATCCTCGCGGGTGTCGTCACCGCTCTCGTGGGCTTCACCAGTTCATTCGCCGTGGTCCTCACCGGGCTCTCTGCCGTGGGGGCGACCCCTGCGCAGGCCGCGAGCGGCCTGCTGGTCCTCAGCATCACGATGGGGCTGGCCTGCGTCATCCTCGCCTGGAGATATCGGATGCCGATCACGGCGGCCTGGTCGACGCCCGGTGCCGCGCTGCTCGCCGCCACGGGAGTCGTCGACGGCGGCTGGCCGGCGGCGACCGGAGCGTTTCTCGTCGTGGCCGCGCTCACTCTCCTGGCGGGAGCATGGACCGGCTTCGGCGGACTCATCGCCCGGATACCGGCTTCGATCGCACAGGCGATGCTCGCGGGAGTGCTGCTCCCGCTCTGCCTCGCGCCGGTGACCGGGATCGCCGAGAACCCATGGGGCGTCATCCCCGTCGTGCTGACCTGGCTGGTCTTCGCTCGGATCGCACCACGCTGGGCCGTGCCGCTCGCCTTCGTCGCCGCCGCGATCGTGGTCGGCGTGGGGCTGGTGCGCACCGGCTCCCCGATGGACACGAGCATCCTCATCCCCCGCATCGAGTTCGTAGCGCCGACGTTCACCGTCGGCGCTCTCATCGGCATCGCACTGCCGTTGTTCATCGTGACGATGGCCTCGCAGAACGTTCCCGGCGTCGCGATCATGCGCAGCTACGGGTACGAGGTGCCATGGCGCCCGGCAATGCTCGTGACCGGCATCGGCACAGCCATCGGAGCACCGGCCGGTGGGCACGGCATCAACCTCGCGGCGATCAGCGCCGCCCTCGCGGCGTCGCCTGAGGCCGACCCCGACCCGAACCGCCGCTGGGTGGCGGGGCTCTCGACGGGTGCCTCCTACATCGTGCTCGGCGGCTTCGCGGCCTCCTTCTCGGCACTCGTCGTCCTCGCGCCCGCAGCGGTGATCCCTGCTGTCGCCGGTCTCGCTCTGTTCGCCGCATTCGGCTCCGCCGTACAGCAGGCCGTCGCTGAGCCCGGTGAGCGCATGCCCGCCGTGGTGACCTTCCTCATCGCGGCATCCGGCATCTCCCTCGCCGGGATCAGCGCGGCCTTCTGGGCACTTCTCGCTGGACTCGTGGTGCGCCTCATCCTCACCCGCACCACCACCCGTCCGTCCGAGGGCTGACAGCGGAAGTCCGCCGCAGGGGGGATGTCGGAGACAGCCACGCTCCGTAGCGTGGAGCCATGACCTCAGGAACCCTGCAGTTGACCGGCATCACCAAGAGCTACGGCTCGCGAAGGGTGCTCGACGATGTCAGTTTTCCGGTCGCGGCCGGCCACCTCACCGGCTTCGTGGGCGGAAACGGCGCCGGCAAGACGACCACCATGCGGATCGTGCTCGGACTGCTCGCCTCCGACGGCGGCTCGGTGACGCTCGGCGGCACGCCCTTGACTGCTGATGCACGTCGCCAGTTCGGCTACATGCCGGAGGAGCGCGGGCTGTATCCGAAGATGAAGGTCCTCGAGCAGGTGGTCTACTTCGCGCGCCTGCACGGGTTCTCCAAGACCGATGCAACGACGCGTTCGACCGCACTTCTCGAGGAGCTCGGACTCGGCGAGCGCCTGAACGACAACATCGAGGCACTCTCACTGGGAAACCAGCAACGCGCGCAGATCGCAGCATCCCTCGTGCATGACCCGGAGGTGCTGATCCTCGACGAGCCCTTCTCCGGACTCGACCCGCTCGCCGTGGACACGGTGGCCGCCGTTCTGCAGGAGCGTGCGTCGCGCGGTGTCTCCGTACTGTTCTCCTCGCATCAGCTCGATGTGGTCGAGCGCCTGTGCGATGACCTCGTCATCATCGCCGGCGGCACGATCCGCGCATCCGGGCCACGTGATCAGCTGCGCGAGCAGTACTCGGCCCCTCGGTGGGAGCTGGAGAGCAACGGCGACGTCGGTTGGCTGCGGGAAGAGCCGGGCGTGAGCGTCTTGGACTTCGACGGCGGCAGCGCCGTGTTCGATGTCGACGATCCGGCCACCGCGCAGCGCGTACTCCGACGCGCACTTCAGGACGGCGACGTCAGCAGGTTCGGTCCGCAGCATCCCACCCTCGCACAGATCTTCAAGGAGGTCATCCAGTGAACGCCTCATCGACCAAGGCCGTCTCCACCGGCCAGGGCGTCTGGCTCGTCGCAGAGCGCGAGCTGAGCACCAAGCTGCGCAGCAAGGCGTACCTGATCTCCACCGGCATCCTGCTGCTGATCGCCCTCGCCGGCGTCATCTGGGCCGGTTTCTCCTCTTCGACCTCCAGCTCGACGCCGATCGCGGCGACGAGTGCCACGGCATCCGCTCTCTCGCAGGTCGACGGCTACGACGTGACCGAGGTCGCCGATCGGGATGAGGCCACCGAGCTCGTCGAATCCGGCGAGGTCGACGCCGCAGTGATCGACGACACGTCGTCCGCGACCGGCCTCGTGATCATCGCCGACAAGGAGGCACCCCAGAGCCTGCTCATGGCGCTCTCCACCACCCCGGAGGTCGAGTTGCTCAACCCGGATGCCGCGGGGAGCGGACCGCTCCGGTACCTGCTCGGCATCGGCTTCGGTCTGGTGTTCATGATGTCGGCGATGATGTTCGGCATGCCCGTTGCGACGAGCGTCGTGGAGGAGAAGCAGACCCGCGTCGTCGAGATCCTGCTCTCCAGCATCCCGGCACGCGTTCTGCTGGCAGGCAAGGTCGTCGGCAACACGATCCTCGCCATCTCGCAGATCGTGCTGCTGGCGACGATCGGCAGCATCGGGCTGATCGTCACCGGTCAGACAGGACTCCTGGCAGGACTCGGCGGCCCGGTCATCTGGTTCGCAGTGTTCTTCCTGTTCGGGTTCATTCTGCTCGCAGCCATGTTCGCGGCCGCAGGATCGATGGTGTCGCGCCAGGAGGATGCCGGCACCACCTTGACCCCGGTGATGTACCTGACGATGATCCCGTACTTCCTTGTGATCTTCTTCGGCGACAACCCGGTCGTGATGACCGTGCTCTCGTACGTGCCGTTCTCGGCCCCGGTCGGGATGCCGATCCGGCTGTTCTTCAACGAGGCGGAGTGGTGGGAGCCGTTGGCATCGTTGGCGATCATGCTCGTCGCATGCGTCGTGGTGATCCTGATCGGCGCGAAGATCTACGAGAATTCGCTGCTGAAGATGGGGGCGCGCGTGAAGTTCCGCGAGGCGCTGCGAGGCTGAGCGGTCACGCACCTTGAAAGAAGGAAAACGGGGGTTCCCACGGCCGGGAACCCCCGTTTTCCTTCTTTCGTCGACCGCGAGGGGCGCACCGGGTATTGCGCTCCCGAGTCACACGTGTTTCACTCCTATTACAACTTTCAGTAATCACTGAAAGTTCATTGACGAATGAAGCGGACGCGCCCTAGCGTGCGAGGAACGGCTGCACACCCGAGCAGCCCATCCCCGCCGCACACGTTCCGTACGTTGTGGCTCAAGGAGGAGTTATGCACAGCAAGGCACGTCTGTTGGCAGCCGCGTCAGCGGTGGTGGCACTGACGCTCACAGGATGCTCGGCAGGATCGACGGACGATTCCGCCGACACCGCCGAGCCGATCCGGTACGCGGTCGAGGAGCCGGACTCGATGATCCCCGGCAACCAGTTCGGCTCGTACGCGATCCTGGAGACGATCTTCTCGCCCCTCACCGACATCAGTGAAGACGGCGAGATCGGCTACGTCGCCGCGGAATCCGTCGAGTCCGATGACGCGAAGACCTGGACCATCACCCTCCGCGAGGGCTGGACCTTCCACGACGGCACCCCGGTCACCGCGCAGAACTACGTGGACACCTGGAACTACGCCGCCTACGGGCCCAACGCCTGGGTGAACGGCGCACAGCTGGCGAACGTCGTCGGCTACGCCGAGATGAACCCCGCGGAGGGAGAGCCGACGGCCACCGAGCTCGCCGGCCTCACAGTCGTCGACGACACCACCTTCACGGTCGAACTCGTCGCTCCCGACCGTCAGTACCCGTTGCAGCTGACGATCGGACAGACCGGACTGTACCCGTTGCCCGATGGTGCGCTGGAAGATCTTGAGTCGTGGGAGGCGAGCCCGATCGGGAACGGTCCGTTCAGCCTCGTCGACGGCTGGTCGGCCACCGACCCGATCGAGGCTGTCGCCTACGAGGACTTCGCCGGGGACGAGCCCACGATCGACGCGGTCACGTTCGTGCCGTACCTGGACACGGCGACTGCGTACACCGACGCCCTCGCCGGCGAGATCGACATCGTCGCGATCGCAGGCTCGCAGGCCGAACAGGCGCGGGGTGAGTTCGGAGACCACGTGCATGAGCTCGATGCGCCCGGCGTCGACTTCCTCGGCTTCGATCTCGCCGATCCGCGCTTCGCGGATATCCGCGTTCGCCAGGCGATCTCCATGGCGATCGACCGCGACGCGATCAACGATGCGGTGTTCGGCGGATCACAGGTACCAGCGACCTCGCTGACCGCTCCCAGCATGCCCGGCGACCCGGCCGGCATCTGCGGCGAGTACTGCGAGTTCGACCCGGACGCCGCCAAGGCGCTGCTGGAAGAGGCGGGCGGCTTCGACGGGGAGCTGCAGGTGCACTTCATCGCCAACTGGGGTCAGGAGGATCTCTTCGAGGCCATCGCCAATCAGCTGCGCCAGAACCTCGGCATCGAGAGCGCCGTCGCCACACCGTCTGCTGACTTCGCCGCCTTCACCGACATGATCACTCAGGGCGCGGCGAACGGGCCGTTCCGTGCACGCTGGGGCGCGCTGTACCCCAGCCAGCAGAACACCCTGACTGCGGTCTTCACGCCGACGGGCGAGGGCAACTTCGGGGCGGGCGGGTATGACAACCCAGAGGTCGTCGAGCTGCTGCAGGCCGCCAACGCCGCCCCCGACCTCGAGGGGTCACTGGCCGGATACACCGCTGTGCAGGAGCGGATTCTGCAGGACTTCCCCACGGTTCCGCTCTTCG
The DNA window shown above is from Microbacterium murale and carries:
- a CDS encoding winged helix-turn-helix transcriptional regulator; amino-acid sequence: MAARSYGQYCGVTTAVELIGERWAMLIVRDLLVGPRRYTDLKQGLPRIPTNILSTRLKDLQEGGVVRRVPLKNCGLVYELTPYGRALEPIMLALGRWGFQAMGDPEPGDVVTADSLTMALRTAFRPETAADADYELHVGDVALRAQARGGELSVFQIAPPAPPVGGRMPNGEPDAVLVAGPGIRRLIGGEITPAEAIAQDIVAVVRGEESFLDSFAATFHIASFELQGAAT
- a CDS encoding VOC family protein; translated protein: MSTKVFVNLPTTDLERSKAFYTGLGCDISPEFTDENAACIVWSEDIYFMILKRDFFATFTDKPIADPNESVQVSVSFSQDSREAVDAIVAKGLAAGGTEPKPAQDYGFMYSRDLDDPDGNSLGFLYMSEEAVEEGPEAYMAEQGAAS
- a CDS encoding sensor histidine kinase, whose protein sequence is MSASFRTLTASQRRSDALLAVVVFVAGVISAALSAASEIYGDEQAPLWQALVYLVFVAAPLAWRRIWPAQVAIIVSLAYFVAVTLRIPELYAGNVAMFIALYTVGAWMANRRAAMIVRSLIIAGMFAWLMITMYRDAIDTAREEDIIAGAMSPYLAFMMLQLLVNVLYFAGAYYFGEHAWRAAMQRQALERRTVDLEREREVTAAQAVALDRVHIARELHDVVAHHVSVMGVQAGAARMVIDQDAGTAKEILADVESSAREAISELRHLLETLRSSDHDAEDASTVTLADIALLVEASSAAGLPTAYTVVGEERAVPSVVQVNLYRIAQESLTNARRHAGTAATADVRLRYTSDDIELEVVNTGRIVVAPRSGMGQLGMRERALASGGTIESAPRERGGWRVRVQVPLASPAALAGATA
- a CDS encoding response regulator gives rise to the protein MSDPIRVLLVDDHEMLRAGFRTILDSQPDITIVGEAATGAEAVAAASALRPDVITMDVQMPDMDGIEATRRIVADGDLQAAIAIVTTFDRDDYLFSALDAGASGFLLKNSGPEDLIAAVRVLAAGDGMLAPEVTRRVVQRYATTAPEAATASTGLELAERLTDREAEVLALVAEAMSNAEIAASLFIGEATVKTHVSRVLQKLGARDRVQAVVLAHRHGLVR
- a CDS encoding ABC transporter ATP-binding protein — encoded protein: MPATSGSVMLDGDPLHIRRGGHRAAVAAMIGAPPLARDLTLVEQLRFVRATWGDDAATGERAARMGLEELDIASLEMRYPSELSSGQLQLFSLALTLARPCRVLLLDEPEQRLDAHRRGLVADAMRRRLNDGCAIAFATHSTALVGAVGSDVLTVGETE
- a CDS encoding NADPH-dependent FMN reductase; translated protein: MTRTIGYIVGSISSTSINRRLARVLANLAPQGTELVEIPIKDLPFYSPDFDGEFPQVAVDFKKAIGDVDGVIIVTPEYSRSIPGVLKNALDWSTRPYGEMSFFGKPVAVIGASGSGVATAAAQQHLRAILGHFNAITMGQPEGFIQDRPGLFTEDGQVTDESTAGFLSGYLQAFDGLISRVQHSAELVNA
- a CDS encoding benzoate/H(+) symporter BenE family transporter; this encodes MTDAPAPLSRPILAGVVTALVGFTSSFAVVLTGLSAVGATPAQAASGLLVLSITMGLACVILAWRYRMPITAAWSTPGAALLAATGVVDGGWPAATGAFLVVAALTLLAGAWTGFGGLIARIPASIAQAMLAGVLLPLCLAPVTGIAENPWGVIPVVLTWLVFARIAPRWAVPLAFVAAAIVVGVGLVRTGSPMDTSILIPRIEFVAPTFTVGALIGIALPLFIVTMASQNVPGVAIMRSYGYEVPWRPAMLVTGIGTAIGAPAGGHGINLAAISAALAASPEADPDPNRRWVAGLSTGASYIVLGGFAASFSALVVLAPAAVIPAVAGLALFAAFGSAVQQAVAEPGERMPAVVTFLIAASGISLAGISAAFWALLAGLVVRLILTRTTTRPSEG
- a CDS encoding ABC transporter ATP-binding protein yields the protein MTSGTLQLTGITKSYGSRRVLDDVSFPVAAGHLTGFVGGNGAGKTTTMRIVLGLLASDGGSVTLGGTPLTADARRQFGYMPEERGLYPKMKVLEQVVYFARLHGFSKTDATTRSTALLEELGLGERLNDNIEALSLGNQQRAQIAASLVHDPEVLILDEPFSGLDPLAVDTVAAVLQERASRGVSVLFSSHQLDVVERLCDDLVIIAGGTIRASGPRDQLREQYSAPRWELESNGDVGWLREEPGVSVLDFDGGSAVFDVDDPATAQRVLRRALQDGDVSRFGPQHPTLAQIFKEVIQ
- a CDS encoding ABC transporter permease, with protein sequence MNASSTKAVSTGQGVWLVAERELSTKLRSKAYLISTGILLLIALAGVIWAGFSSSTSSSTPIAATSATASALSQVDGYDVTEVADRDEATELVESGEVDAAVIDDTSSATGLVIIADKEAPQSLLMALSTTPEVELLNPDAAGSGPLRYLLGIGFGLVFMMSAMMFGMPVATSVVEEKQTRVVEILLSSIPARVLLAGKVVGNTILAISQIVLLATIGSIGLIVTGQTGLLAGLGGPVIWFAVFFLFGFILLAAMFAAAGSMVSRQEDAGTTLTPVMYLTMIPYFLVIFFGDNPVVMTVLSYVPFSAPVGMPIRLFFNEAEWWEPLASLAIMLVACVVVILIGAKIYENSLLKMGARVKFREALRG
- a CDS encoding peptide ABC transporter substrate-binding protein encodes the protein MHSKARLLAAASAVVALTLTGCSAGSTDDSADTAEPIRYAVEEPDSMIPGNQFGSYAILETIFSPLTDISEDGEIGYVAAESVESDDAKTWTITLREGWTFHDGTPVTAQNYVDTWNYAAYGPNAWVNGAQLANVVGYAEMNPAEGEPTATELAGLTVVDDTTFTVELVAPDRQYPLQLTIGQTGLYPLPDGALEDLESWEASPIGNGPFSLVDGWSATDPIEAVAYEDFAGDEPTIDAVTFVPYLDTATAYTDALAGEIDIVAIAGSQAEQARGEFGDHVHELDAPGVDFLGFDLADPRFADIRVRQAISMAIDRDAINDAVFGGSQVPATSLTAPSMPGDPAGICGEYCEFDPDAAKALLEEAGGFDGELQVHFIANWGQEDLFEAIANQLRQNLGIESAVATPSADFAAFTDMITQGAANGPFRARWGALYPSQQNTLTAVFTPTGEGNFGAGGYDNPEVVELLQAANAAPDLEGSLAGYTAVQERILQDFPTVPLFGNRYLYVTSDRIAELHTNSGAVDVAEIVVAD